Genomic DNA from Paenibacillus sp. KS-LC4:
CGAGGATTTGGCGCTGAAGCCTACGCAGGAAGAGCTTGGGGAGCTGCTGCTCATGACGCTTGAGCCTTACAAGCTGATTGCCGAAGGCGTTCATTTTACAAGCAGCCTGCCTGATGGCTGGAGCTGTATGATTGACCGCGCGCAGGTTACAGAAGCTCTCGGCAACGTGATCTCGAACGCCATTGAAGCGATGGATGGCAAAGGCGCGCTGAGCCTTACAATGAAAGAGACGAAACGCGATATTATGATAGAGGTACGCGATACGGGGCCGGGTATGGATCGTACGCAGACGGCCAAAGCGTTCGAGCCCTTTTATACGACCAAGCGCGGGGGCAATACGAATTTCGGCCTTGGCCTGCCGTATGCGTATCATGTGATGCGCAAGCATGGCGGCTCTCTGCATATTCAGAGCAGGCTTGGAGCAGGGACTCTCGTATCAATGATATTTAAGAAAAAGGCGATTCAGGCGCGGCACGTATCGGAGCTCAACCCCGCATCCGGGCACAAAGAGTCAGAGTGATAAATAGAAAAAGAAATAGACAGAGATAAGGCTGAGAGAAGGGGAACATGCCGATGGAAAACATACAAGTGTGGATTGTGGAGGACGACAAGGATTGGCTGCGTGGGCTCAAAGCTTTTCTAGCGGCCCAGCCGAACATTGAAGTTGTATTCACTTCGGATAATCCGCAGGAGGTACGGGAGGCGCTCGCGGGCGAGCGCAAGGCGCCGGATGTCGTGCTCATGGATATTATGCTCGGTGATGAGCCAGCTGGCATTGAGCTGGCGGAGGCGACGGCGATGTCGACGGGAGCAAGGGTCATTATGCTGACGTCAATGGAGGAGAAGGAGCTGATTTTGCAGGCTTTTCAGGTGGGGGCGATCGACTACCAGATCAAATCCGACTTTGAATCGCTGCCTGCGGCAATCGCGGCGGCGGCAAAGCGCCAGTCTCCGATCAGTGCGGCGGCGGCGGCGCAAATGCGTGAGGAGTTTCGCAGACTGAAGCAGCTGGAGCGGGATTTTGAGGTGAAGAAGGTGCGCGATCTGATTACGCCTGCGGAGCTGCAATTGCTGGAGCTG
This window encodes:
- a CDS encoding response regulator transcription factor — translated: MENIQVWIVEDDKDWLRGLKAFLAAQPNIEVVFTSDNPQEVREALAGERKAPDVVLMDIMLGDEPAGIELAEATAMSTGARVIMLTSMEEKELILQAFQVGAIDYQIKSDFESLPAAIAAAAKRQSPISAAAAAQMREEFRRLKQLERDFEVKKVRDLITPAELQLLELVDQGYSQSQMADKLFVSIRTVKNHINHILKKLQLGGSKEAAQQVKALGLLEKDNKDENGTT